The following are from one region of the Nicotiana tabacum cultivar K326 chromosome 3, ASM71507v2, whole genome shotgun sequence genome:
- the LOC107763742 gene encoding uncharacterized protein LOC107763742, with the protein MNALIWNIRSVHTQQAFERLTKMHRQNHYDFVGLMEPKQQAKKLERYRNKIGLAYAISNVSNKIWAFIDEVFEVTVMYNMVQQLTLRLFHTESHVEFVLTLIYAKCDAIKRIELWDSLYAMARDMDAPWLVGGDFNVIWDEEEKFGGLPVSLNEIDDFRHCINTCNLFDLGFKGSIFTWWNGRAEEDCIFKRLDRCLANVEFQQTFPGIEVQHLSKTSSDHSPMYLKCDIETPPIKKPFKFLNFWLENATFKDVVKENWSADFSANPFILFNHKLKKLKKAL; encoded by the coding sequence atgaatgctcTCATTTGGAATATAAGGTCAGTCCACACACAGCAGGCCTTTGAAAGGTTGACAAAAATGCATAGGCAAAATCACTATGATTTTGTAGGATTAATGGAGCCAAAGCAACAAGCAAAAAAACTGGAAAGGTACAGAAACAAGATAGGACTTGCATATGCAATTTCAAATGTTTCCAACAAGATCTGGGCTTTTATAGATGAGGTATTTGAGGTAACTGTTATGTACAATATGGTGCAACAATTAACACTAAGATTGTTTCACACTGAATCGCATGTGGAGTTTGTCCTAACATTGATATACGCAAAATGTGATGCAATTAAGAGGATAGAATTATGGGATTCATTATATGCAATGGCAAGGGATATGGATGCACCATGGCTTGTAGGAGGTGATTTCAATGTAATATGGGACGAAGAAGAGAAGTTTGGTGGGTTACCTGTGTCATTgaatgaaattgatgattttcgaCACTGCATCAACACTTGCAATCTATTCGACCTTGGATTTAAAGGCAgcatatttacatggtggaatgggagagcAGAGGAAGACTGTATATTCAAAAGACTAGACAGATGTTTGGCCAATGTTGAGTTCCAACAAACATTTCCAGGAATAGAGGTGCAACATTTGTCAAAGACTAGCTCTGATCATAGTCCAATGTATCTGAAGTGTGATATTGAGACTCCACCTATAAAAAAACCTTTTAAGTTCTTGAATTTTTGGTTGGAAAATGCGACTTTTAAAGATGTGGTGAAAGAGAATTGGTCTGCTGATTTCAGTGCAAAtccttttattctttttaatcacaagttaaaaaaattaaagaaggccCTTTGA